One stretch of Streptomyces zhihengii DNA includes these proteins:
- the pglW gene encoding BREX system serine/threonine kinase PglW, producing MLEDRWTTVTESDHEHERRGLEAIRRRMPDEEPWRAWSNFTFTANSGHVREIDLLVTAPAGVFLLELKDWHGSVHGGGNDWVQTTPGGTQRRHGNPLHLANRKAKELAGLINDVSGRPGDRPKIWVGEAVCFTDDKLRVNLPAADLNGVCTIKQLVEMLAEPPGDARRRITAETSRRVDGALKKLGIAPIRRQHEVGSYLLDAKAFDSGPTWADYLGRHSQLHDLARVRVFLSERGASDAERRSVEQAAAREALVLSRFRHPGAVQLKSYLPSGHPAGPTILFDYHPETLRLDDFLVQHGKQLDLRGRLALVRQLAETVRSAHSRRFHHRTLSAHAVHIIPRDRGPRGRELSEEQRWLSPWPQIADWQIATGQSASRGRPLTLAPTNVSGFHVSEQADPYLAPELRIPKADPVRLDVYGLGVLTYLLVTGQAPGASQSEVMARLEAGESLRPSALVDGLNPDIDDLVEASTAYEPGRRLSTVDDFLEMLEYVEQAFSEKDSVGSAAAAGTGGDGGSGSGSEADEDRGEPEKDPLEAVAGDVLAGRWEVVRRLGTGSTSRAFLVRDLAGEPRRSGTLPVAVLKVALSEAKHAVLDREAQILGRIHRDSSIIALYEREPMTLAGRRVLALEYVGDSRELKDQDRGDGKGPRRREDTVARQLRDNGRLGMDQLEAYGKYLFGAVEHLEAEGIWHRDLKPDNIAIRIRPNGTRQLVLIDFSLAGYPAKEIDAGTEGYLDPFVGVITRGSYDGHAERYALAATLHEMASNELPRWGDGAVTARQTDPKEWPYPQLAADAFEPAVRDGLVAFFRKALARDVKDRFSDLKPMERAWQALFLDAQRTTAPSSGHGTAESVGTTQEAGPQIGREDDDASVEQVRDQQAARADRTTPLSVAGLTLSAQSQLFAMGLNTVGDVLDYSARKFLTAPGMGSRTREEIQRRQKEWNLRLGKSAPAPLSAEARKAAGQEITELEQAVAESVAAGGGSVTDPQLLGALSLDALAARLVPKPSSGSARSNAKEREAVRLLLRLPNEAGKLPEGLAWVRQRDVADAVGLTAGRIPQIVKKARERWYEDIALGLLREEVVELLAERGRVAPVIELADALIARRGTQHVERRDRRALALSLLRAVVERESYNNEAPPLFRYFHARMPKGADPVLGLLALDVREGVDGPDTPTLPALQEYALNLGARADRLADLESLPTASTVLTELDAVRRPPGNLGWDERRTAEIAVAASTRAALTPRLEIYPRDLDLVRALRITQAGVVAVQPGVEEERLSGLTVDALHKRVTTRFPDLGTDPLVPRELPTGSALVRYLKQAGFELKLATRYDKVLRLIPDRPAGDATAGLTSASWGASAARRSAPTQYDADAAVAAAVKAEQRLSHSARQDGFRVLTVPHRGAENAVRHLVDEPYGVRPVSLTGLFVNELRSVIGEAARPTWETVLKADAAEPGSRAHQQLRIRTDKAWGRIEPQLRERLRQGRGPLLLTDTAVLARYDALDLLVRLAEEARQGGSPLWLLVAQSDPAKAPRLAGQSVPYQAGFDEWIVVPDAWVARKHLAPDA from the coding sequence ATGCTGGAAGATCGGTGGACGACGGTCACCGAGTCCGACCACGAGCACGAACGCCGCGGCCTGGAAGCGATCCGCAGGCGTATGCCGGACGAGGAGCCGTGGCGCGCCTGGTCGAACTTCACGTTCACCGCGAACAGCGGCCATGTCCGCGAGATCGATCTTCTGGTGACAGCGCCGGCCGGGGTGTTCCTCCTCGAGCTGAAGGACTGGCACGGTTCGGTACACGGCGGCGGCAACGACTGGGTGCAGACCACGCCCGGCGGGACCCAGCGGCGACACGGCAACCCCCTGCACCTGGCGAATCGGAAGGCCAAGGAACTGGCCGGCCTGATCAACGACGTCTCCGGTCGGCCCGGGGACCGGCCGAAGATCTGGGTGGGCGAGGCGGTCTGCTTCACCGATGACAAGCTCCGCGTGAACCTGCCGGCCGCCGATCTGAACGGCGTATGCACGATCAAGCAGCTCGTGGAAATGCTGGCCGAACCGCCAGGTGACGCCCGGCGCCGGATAACGGCAGAGACGTCTCGCCGCGTCGACGGGGCCCTGAAGAAGCTCGGCATCGCACCGATCCGCCGCCAGCATGAGGTGGGCTCCTATCTCCTGGACGCGAAGGCGTTCGACTCTGGACCCACCTGGGCCGACTACCTGGGCCGTCACTCCCAGCTGCATGATCTAGCGCGGGTGCGGGTCTTCCTCAGCGAGCGCGGTGCTTCGGACGCCGAGCGGCGTTCGGTGGAGCAGGCCGCTGCCCGCGAGGCGCTGGTGCTCAGCCGGTTCCGGCACCCGGGTGCGGTACAGCTGAAGAGTTACCTGCCGTCGGGGCATCCGGCTGGGCCGACGATCCTGTTCGACTACCACCCGGAGACTCTGCGGCTGGATGACTTTCTGGTGCAGCACGGGAAGCAGCTGGACCTGAGGGGTCGCCTCGCGCTCGTACGGCAGCTCGCGGAGACGGTGCGCTCCGCGCACTCACGCCGTTTCCATCACCGCACGCTGTCGGCGCACGCAGTGCACATCATTCCGCGGGATCGCGGCCCGCGCGGGCGGGAGCTCAGCGAGGAGCAGCGCTGGCTGAGCCCTTGGCCGCAGATCGCGGACTGGCAGATCGCTACAGGCCAGAGCGCCAGCCGTGGCCGGCCACTGACCCTGGCTCCAACAAATGTGTCCGGGTTCCACGTCTCGGAGCAGGCTGATCCCTATCTGGCGCCGGAGCTGAGGATTCCCAAGGCCGATCCGGTGCGCCTCGATGTGTACGGGCTCGGCGTCCTCACGTATCTGCTGGTCACCGGGCAGGCACCAGGGGCAAGCCAGAGCGAGGTCATGGCCCGCCTGGAAGCTGGCGAGAGCCTGCGTCCGAGTGCCTTGGTCGACGGACTCAACCCGGACATTGACGACCTGGTGGAGGCATCCACCGCGTACGAGCCGGGTCGGCGCCTGTCCACGGTCGACGACTTCCTGGAGATGCTGGAGTACGTCGAGCAGGCATTCTCCGAGAAGGATTCCGTCGGCTCGGCCGCAGCCGCAGGCACGGGCGGGGACGGTGGATCGGGATCGGGATCGGAAGCGGACGAGGATCGGGGCGAGCCGGAGAAGGACCCGCTGGAGGCCGTGGCCGGGGATGTACTGGCCGGGCGCTGGGAGGTTGTTCGTCGGCTCGGCACGGGCTCGACCTCTCGGGCGTTCCTGGTGAGGGATCTCGCGGGTGAGCCGCGGCGTAGCGGCACCCTGCCGGTGGCTGTGCTGAAGGTCGCGCTGAGCGAGGCCAAGCACGCGGTCCTCGACCGGGAGGCCCAGATCTTGGGCCGCATCCACCGGGATTCCAGCATCATCGCGCTTTATGAGCGGGAGCCGATGACTCTCGCGGGTCGTCGGGTGCTCGCTCTCGAATACGTCGGTGACAGCCGAGAGTTGAAGGACCAGGACCGTGGTGACGGGAAGGGACCGAGGCGGCGTGAGGACACCGTCGCCCGTCAGCTGCGGGACAACGGTCGCCTGGGCATGGACCAGCTGGAGGCGTACGGGAAGTACCTGTTCGGTGCGGTGGAGCACTTGGAGGCGGAAGGAATTTGGCATCGGGACCTGAAGCCGGACAACATCGCCATCCGGATCCGTCCCAACGGCACTCGACAGTTGGTGCTGATTGACTTCTCGCTTGCCGGATACCCGGCGAAGGAGATCGATGCGGGCACCGAGGGCTATCTCGACCCGTTCGTGGGAGTCATCACGCGCGGCTCGTATGACGGTCATGCCGAGCGCTACGCGCTCGCGGCGACATTGCACGAGATGGCGTCGAACGAGCTGCCCCGATGGGGTGACGGTGCCGTCACGGCCCGGCAGACCGATCCGAAGGAATGGCCGTACCCGCAGCTCGCCGCCGACGCTTTCGAGCCGGCAGTTCGCGACGGCCTGGTCGCCTTCTTCCGCAAGGCTTTGGCGCGGGACGTAAAGGACCGGTTCTCGGACCTGAAGCCGATGGAGCGTGCCTGGCAGGCACTCTTCCTGGATGCGCAGCGGACAACGGCTCCGAGCTCCGGGCACGGTACGGCGGAAAGTGTAGGGACCACGCAGGAAGCCGGGCCGCAGATCGGCCGCGAGGACGATGATGCTTCCGTCGAGCAGGTGCGTGACCAGCAGGCGGCCAGGGCTGACCGTACGACGCCTCTGTCCGTGGCAGGTCTGACGCTCTCCGCGCAGTCCCAGCTGTTCGCCATGGGTCTGAACACCGTCGGGGACGTACTGGACTACTCGGCGAGGAAGTTCCTCACTGCGCCGGGCATGGGCTCGCGCACTCGGGAGGAGATCCAGCGCCGGCAGAAGGAGTGGAACCTCCGACTCGGCAAATCGGCCCCCGCGCCACTCAGCGCGGAGGCCCGCAAGGCAGCCGGTCAAGAAATCACCGAGCTGGAACAGGCGGTCGCCGAATCGGTCGCCGCCGGCGGCGGAAGTGTCACTGACCCGCAGCTGCTGGGCGCGCTGAGCCTGGACGCGCTGGCCGCTCGCCTGGTCCCTAAGCCATCCAGCGGCAGTGCCCGCTCCAACGCCAAGGAGCGCGAAGCGGTCCGGCTGCTGCTGCGGCTGCCCAACGAGGCAGGCAAGCTGCCCGAGGGCCTGGCATGGGTTCGGCAGCGGGACGTCGCTGACGCGGTGGGGCTGACCGCAGGCCGTATCCCGCAGATCGTGAAGAAGGCGCGCGAGCGCTGGTACGAGGACATCGCCCTTGGGCTGCTGCGCGAGGAGGTGGTGGAGCTCCTTGCTGAGCGCGGACGGGTGGCCCCGGTGATCGAGCTCGCCGACGCGCTGATCGCCCGGCGCGGCACCCAGCACGTGGAGCGGCGCGACCGGCGCGCGCTCGCCCTGTCGCTGCTGCGTGCCGTGGTCGAGCGAGAGAGCTACAACAACGAGGCCCCGCCGCTCTTCCGCTACTTCCATGCCCGGATGCCCAAGGGCGCCGATCCGGTGCTTGGCCTGCTCGCCCTCGATGTCCGGGAGGGCGTGGACGGCCCGGACACGCCGACGCTGCCCGCTCTACAGGAATACGCGCTCAACCTGGGCGCGCGGGCCGACCGACTCGCGGACCTGGAATCTCTGCCGACAGCCAGTACCGTCCTTACCGAGCTGGACGCGGTGCGACGGCCGCCGGGAAACCTGGGCTGGGACGAGCGGCGCACCGCCGAGATCGCGGTGGCAGCATCCACCCGAGCCGCTCTCACCCCCCGACTGGAGATCTACCCGCGTGACCTGGACCTGGTGCGCGCGCTGAGGATCACCCAGGCCGGTGTGGTAGCCGTGCAGCCGGGCGTCGAGGAGGAGCGACTGTCGGGCCTCACGGTTGACGCCCTGCACAAGCGAGTCACGACCCGCTTCCCCGACCTGGGCACAGACCCGCTAGTGCCACGCGAGTTGCCCACCGGCAGCGCACTGGTCCGCTACCTGAAGCAGGCCGGCTTCGAGCTGAAGCTGGCGACGCGCTACGACAAGGTGCTCCGTCTCATCCCGGACCGTCCGGCCGGGGACGCGACCGCCGGCCTTACCTCGGCGAGCTGGGGAGCCTCGGCGGCCCGTCGATCCGCCCCCACCCAGTACGACGCGGACGCGGCTGTCGCCGCCGCGGTCAAGGCCGAACAGCGACTCAGTCACTCGGCGCGACAGGACGGCTTCCGTGTCCTGACGGTGCCCCACCGGGGTGCTGAGAACGCGGTGCGACACCTGGTGGACGAGCCGTACGGTGTGCGTCCGGTGTCGTTGACCGGGCTCTTCGTGAACGAACTGCGCAGTGTGATCGGCGAGGCGGCCAGACCGACCTGGGAGACCGTCCTCAAGGCCGACGCTGCCGAACCCGGAAGCCGGGCTCACCAGCAGCTGCGCATCCGTACAGACAAGGCGTGGGGGCGCATCGAGCCGCAGCTGCGAGAGCGACTGAGGCAGGGGCGGGGACCGCTGCTCCTTACCGACACTGCGGTGCTCGCCCGGTACGACGCGCTGGATCTGCTCGTAAGGCTCGCGGAGGAAGCGCGGCAAGGTGGCAGCCCACTGTGGCTGCTCGTCGCTCAGTCCGACCCGGCGAAAGCACCGCGGCTGGCCGGGCAGAGCGTGCCGTACCAGGCAGGGTTCGACGAGTGGATCGTCGTGCCCGATGCCTGGGTCGCGCGCAAACACCTCGCACCGGACGCCTGA